TTATCAACTGACGACTGGCAACTGACCACTGTAAACTGAGGTAACTATGGTAGATAAGAAAAAACCATTATTCATGATAAGCGTTGTGGCTGAGATGTTTGGCATCCATCCACAGACCCTGAGGCTCTACGAGAGAGAGGGCTTTTTACATCCCAGCAGGGTAAATAGATTGAGGCTGTATTCACAGGAAGATGTGGAGCGTATCGGGATGATATTGAGGCTCACAAAAGAAATGGGAGTAAACAGGGCAGGCGTTGACATAATCCTCAGGATGAGGCAGAGGCTCGATGCCATGCACAGGGAGATGGAAGAAATGATGGACTATCTTGAGAATGATATAAGAAAAAAATTCGAGGAACAGATAAAAAAGGCATTCTTTGAGGAATAAAATTTTGTAACTATTCAGCCAGACTTAAAACAAGATAAAA
This sequence is a window from Nitrospirota bacterium. Protein-coding genes within it:
- a CDS encoding MerR family transcriptional regulator yields the protein MVDKKKPLFMISVVAEMFGIHPQTLRLYEREGFLHPSRVNRLRLYSQEDVERIGMILRLTKEMGVNRAGVDIILRMRQRLDAMHREMEEMMDYLENDIRKKFEEQIKKAFFEE